A window from Solanum stenotomum isolate F172 unplaced genomic scaffold, ASM1918654v1 scaffold26577, whole genome shotgun sequence encodes these proteins:
- the LOC125851505 gene encoding heavy metal-associated isoprenylated plant protein 12-like, producing the protein MMKVVLKLEYLDEKVKQKVMKKVSVVEGVDSMSIDTKDKKLTVTGNVDPVELVSKLKKLCHTEILSVGPAKEPEKKKDEPKKEDAKKAAVAPAAATAAIKAYPAPVLYQYQYQQPYPHYPTPVPAYQHYYSAEEDPNSCVIC; encoded by the exons ATGATG AAAGTAGTGCTGAAGTTGGAGTATCTGGATGAAAAAGTCAAGCAAAAGGTCATGAAAAAAGTTTCTGTTGTGGAAG GGGTAGACTCAATGTCGATAGATACAAAGGACAAGAAATTGACAGTGACGGGAAATGTAGATCCAGTTGAATTAGTttcaaaattgaagaaactgTGTCACACTGAAATACTCTCCGTCGGACCAGCAAAAGAGccagaaaagaagaaagatgagCCGAAGAAAGAGGATGCAAAGAAAGCGGCGGTGGCGCCGGCAGCGGCAACAGCAGCAATAAAGGCATATCCAGCTCCAGTTCTCTATCAATATCAGTATCAGCAACCTTATCCGCATTACCCTACCCCTGTTCCTGCTTATCAGCACTATTACAGTGCGGAAGAGGATCCTAATTCTTGTGTTATCTGCTAA